In Nicotiana tabacum cultivar K326 chromosome 11, ASM71507v2, whole genome shotgun sequence, a single window of DNA contains:
- the LOC142165990 gene encoding uncharacterized protein LOC142165990 produces the protein MESMGKILQQLESQQHDYKNAELSQSEDSKLPEVEGDVGKLQKTHNTVALYTAAGTSKQVSKKPHINVNLNTVFDKPFTSKKPREAIVIAPQTSTYANSLHHNKKVYNHITQTYIENIYKIQTFLNLNPRSTTTTDPTQDYVTQKLHGYNRLIAQPKTKANLVKTCYNYGLLSTVYTHDGEEIIGIPELYKAFVTFKRITKGNLFFIKFYTTPAEILYDEIKPIIQVIKIGLTRDMIIPEEIEKQPEIQKMEIPSFYANKRIIGIATIIQELANNYLQGNAIWKQGNTDQLFGK, from the exons atggagagtatgggaaaaatattacaacagctagaaagtcagcaacatgactataaaaatgcggagctaagtcaatcggaagactctaaacttccagaggtagaaggagacgttgggaaactccaaaaaacccataacacagttgctttatatacagctgcaggtacaagcaaacaagttagcaaaaagccacatatcaatgtaaacctaaataccgtatttgataagccatttacatcaaaaaagccaagagaagcaatagttatagccccacaaacttcaacctatgctaatagcctacaccacaacaaaaaggtatataaccatattactcaaacatatattgagaatatatataaaatccagacatttctgaacctaaaccctagatcaacaactactacagatccaacacaagattatgtaacccaaaaactacatggatataataggcttatagcccagccaaaaacaaaagcaaacctagtaaaaacatgttacaactacggactacttagcacagtatatacccatgacggagaagaaataattggaataccagagctatacaaagcatttgtcaccttcaagagaattacaaaaggcaacctattcttcatcaaattctatacaacaccagcggaaatactatatgatgaaataaaacccataatacaggtgataaaaataggactaacacgagatatgataataccggaagagatagagaaacaaccggagatacagaaaatggagataccaagtttctatgctaataaaagaataattggtatagcaactattattcaagaactagctaacaattatctacaaggaaatgctatctgga aacaagggaatacagatcaACTTTTTGGcaaatag